From one Zhongshania sp. R06B22 genomic stretch:
- a CDS encoding sterol desaturase — MEHVDDGYTKISLAVIGLFLLYEWLKGAHSDGKQTPKDWQMLGIAVSWISIVERPLLILCSYFLFTAFFADAWGTLEWIEADYLLVSVVVFILIDELLHGWVHNFAHARTPANPLLAKLQRWYKVTHRTHHLHGGPDGRGELSVSQTIVVGWGWAFTLPNYWFGYICLYFGLVETWAIGTAIKSLWGIHTHANLDYDLKLLNHKNPIISKTMYGLCHLLTFPTQHHQHHSRSRNSACNLQNMLAVYDWLLWKKLAITYERPKIYGWRKNAKEEGSVLYRYFYRSFDKNKKVESDVMVKTVINS; from the coding sequence ATGGAACATGTTGACGACGGTTATACAAAGATCTCTTTAGCGGTGATTGGGCTGTTTTTACTATATGAGTGGCTTAAAGGTGCCCATAGCGATGGCAAGCAAACCCCTAAAGACTGGCAAATGCTGGGAATAGCGGTGTCGTGGATCTCGATAGTAGAGCGACCCTTGTTGATACTTTGCAGCTATTTTCTGTTTACCGCCTTTTTTGCCGATGCCTGGGGCACGCTTGAATGGATTGAAGCAGATTATCTGCTAGTCAGCGTTGTTGTCTTTATTTTGATTGATGAATTACTGCATGGCTGGGTGCATAATTTTGCCCACGCACGCACACCTGCCAATCCCCTGCTTGCAAAACTGCAGCGCTGGTATAAAGTCACTCATCGCACTCATCATCTACATGGCGGGCCCGATGGTCGCGGGGAGCTTAGTGTTAGCCAGACCATCGTGGTGGGCTGGGGTTGGGCTTTTACCCTGCCTAATTATTGGTTCGGTTATATTTGTTTGTATTTTGGCTTGGTAGAGACCTGGGCTATTGGTACCGCGATTAAAAGCTTGTGGGGGATTCATACCCATGCAAACCTAGATTACGATTTAAAACTGCTTAATCACAAAAATCCTATTATCTCAAAAACCATGTATGGTTTGTGTCATCTGTTGACGTTTCCAACCCAGCATCATCAGCACCACAGCCGCAGCCGAAATTCTGCCTGTAATTTGCAGAATATGTTGGCGGTCTACGACTGGTTGTTATGGAAGAAATTGGCGATTACGTATGAGCGGCCAAAAATCTATGGCTGGCGGAAAAATGCGAAGGAAGAGGGTAGCGTGCTGTATCGCTATTTTTATCGTTCCTTTGACAAAAATAAGAAAGTCGAAAGTGACGTGATGGTAAAGACCGTCATAAATTCTTAA
- a CDS encoding LysR substrate-binding domain-containing protein, translating into MKLNLRSVDLNLLTIFDAIMSCGQMSKAATQLHMTQPAASHALKRLRQTFNDELFIRTRQGMKPTARATEIAPAIREVLAKIIDTLDVGNIFEPRESDRIFKIAFGRYGELNLLPQLLNKVQEFDTDIRIHSHTDDQQTGIDLVRDGIIDFCYDFIPPEDKRLDFCPFRNEEIVVIARKNHPRIKTEISLSQFFSEKHIVMTFGNDRRELLEKFMAEQGGKRQILTEVNQYLAVPTVVMQTDGIALVPRGMAEFKLYKDELTILPMPLALPSLPTYLIWHGANNQDKGHHWLKQLILECS; encoded by the coding sequence ATGAAACTTAATTTACGCTCTGTCGACCTGAATCTACTGACCATCTTTGACGCCATCATGAGCTGCGGCCAGATGTCTAAGGCGGCGACGCAATTGCACATGACCCAGCCCGCCGCCAGCCACGCCTTAAAACGGCTTAGACAGACCTTCAATGACGAGCTCTTCATTCGCACTCGGCAAGGCATGAAACCCACCGCCAGAGCGACTGAAATAGCACCGGCGATCCGTGAGGTGCTGGCAAAAATCATCGACACCCTAGATGTTGGAAATATCTTTGAACCTAGGGAGTCAGACCGAATATTTAAAATAGCCTTTGGTCGCTACGGCGAGCTCAATCTACTGCCGCAGTTACTGAATAAAGTGCAGGAATTTGATACCGATATTCGCATTCACTCCCATACCGACGATCAGCAGACCGGTATAGATTTAGTCCGCGACGGCATCATCGACTTTTGTTATGACTTCATTCCGCCCGAGGACAAACGGCTGGATTTCTGCCCATTTAGAAACGAAGAAATAGTCGTCATTGCCAGAAAAAATCATCCCCGAATCAAAACGGAAATCAGCCTCAGCCAGTTTTTTTCTGAAAAGCATATCGTCATGACCTTCGGCAACGACCGGCGCGAACTGCTGGAGAAGTTCATGGCTGAGCAAGGCGGCAAACGCCAGATCTTAACAGAGGTAAACCAGTATCTTGCGGTTCCTACGGTGGTCATGCAGACCGATGGTATCGCTCTCGTTCCCAGGGGCATGGCAGAATTTAAACTCTATAAAGACGAGCTCACCATCTTACCCATGCCCTTGGCCCTGCCGTCCCTACCCACCTACCTTATTTGGCACGGCGCCAACAATCAGGACAAGGGCCACCATTGGTTGAAACAACTTATTTTGGAATGCAGCTAA
- a CDS encoding glutathione S-transferase family protein has protein sequence MIELYTAPTPNGHKASCTLEALALDYKTHFVNIGEGEQKAADYLAINPNGRIPAIVDRGNDDFAVFESGAIMIYLAEMTGKLMPTDAKGRSKVIQWLMFQMGGVGPMMGQANVFHRYFPEKIQPAIDRYQNESRRLFEVLDGRLAENAWLADDYSIADIANWCWVRTHKWSGVSVDGLDNLQRWMSVMKDQPGMAKGVDVPFSLGNLLEDDEGGEEFRQNARKMLQK, from the coding sequence ATGATAGAGCTCTATACAGCGCCAACGCCCAACGGCCACAAAGCGTCATGTACGCTAGAGGCCTTGGCGCTTGATTATAAAACCCACTTCGTCAATATCGGTGAGGGTGAGCAAAAGGCAGCGGACTATCTTGCTATCAACCCCAATGGTCGTATTCCCGCGATCGTTGATCGTGGTAATGACGATTTTGCGGTGTTTGAATCCGGCGCAATCATGATTTATCTGGCAGAGATGACTGGTAAGTTGATGCCAACTGACGCTAAGGGTCGCTCTAAAGTCATTCAATGGCTAATGTTCCAAATGGGCGGAGTTGGTCCAATGATGGGCCAGGCTAATGTTTTTCACCGCTATTTTCCTGAGAAAATACAGCCAGCCATTGACCGCTATCAAAATGAAAGTCGGCGCCTATTTGAAGTGCTAGATGGCCGTTTGGCGGAAAATGCCTGGCTGGCCGATGATTACTCGATCGCTGACATTGCGAACTGGTGCTGGGTGCGTACCCACAAGTGGTCAGGGGTTTCGGTTGACGGGCTGGACAATCTGCAGCGCTGGATGAGCGTGATGAAAGATCAGCCGGGAATGGCCAAGGGCGTAGATGTACCATTTAGTCTGGGCAATTTGCTGGAGGACGACGAGGGCGGCGAAGAGTTTAGGCAGAATGCTCGGAAGATGCTGCAAAAATAG
- a CDS encoding long-chain-acyl-CoA synthetase: MKEFIRVVKDFLPILPAVLFQPPKDADKKSLGRLFQETAARYEKRTAIIFEGRELSWGQFNELANQYAHLLKKHGVKRGDSVALMMENRIEMLACIVAVAKVGAACGLINTSLTGRPLVHCVTTTESKKCIIGEELIDSIVDVKSELGLADKDFLWVKDHGKKTCPEWACDLAAEIDSMPISNPPETVEITAGEKALYVFTSGTTGLPKAAVILHRRFLSAAEPYSRVAFRAKPEDRLYICLPLYHFTGLGPGVGACFYSGASIFLRRKFSASKFWPEVQEYKTNLFVYVGELCRYLAAQPVCEAEKNNPLETMVGNGLRPDVWGAFRDRFKVGRISEMYGSSEGNAVFINLLNKDRTIGTTSAKVMLVKYDIDADEMVRSPKGKLIAVKKGEAGLLLTKIDDRYQFDGYKDKSATASKVLRDVVKRGDSWFNTGDLVRQIDVGFALGLGHYQFVDRVGDTFRWRSENVSTNEVGEILNGSDQVDMANVYGVEIPGIEGKAGMAAMTLNEGVSFDPVSFSTYVCSQLAAFARPVFVRIQGQAETTVTFKLFKGNLRKEAYDINQIEDAIYILKPGSSVYELLDEEFYQKIVDGKSGY, from the coding sequence GTGAAAGAATTTATTCGGGTTGTAAAAGACTTTCTACCTATTCTGCCGGCTGTGCTGTTTCAGCCACCTAAGGACGCTGATAAAAAGTCCCTGGGCCGCTTGTTTCAAGAAACCGCAGCTCGATATGAGAAGCGCACAGCGATCATCTTTGAAGGTCGGGAATTAAGCTGGGGACAGTTCAATGAGCTGGCGAATCAGTATGCCCATTTGTTGAAGAAACATGGCGTAAAACGCGGCGATAGTGTTGCCCTGATGATGGAAAACCGCATTGAAATGTTGGCCTGTATTGTAGCCGTGGCCAAGGTCGGTGCAGCGTGCGGACTGATAAATACCAGTTTAACAGGTCGCCCCTTAGTGCATTGTGTTACCACCACTGAATCCAAAAAATGCATTATTGGTGAAGAGCTCATTGACAGCATTGTAGACGTCAAGAGCGAGCTGGGCTTAGCGGACAAAGATTTCTTGTGGGTTAAAGATCACGGCAAAAAAACATGTCCAGAGTGGGCCTGCGATCTAGCCGCGGAAATAGATAGTATGCCCATTAGCAACCCCCCAGAAACTGTCGAAATCACCGCGGGTGAAAAAGCGCTTTACGTGTTTACCTCCGGGACCACCGGTCTTCCCAAGGCGGCAGTGATTTTACACCGCCGCTTTTTAAGCGCAGCAGAGCCCTATTCTCGCGTTGCATTTAGAGCTAAACCCGAAGATCGTTTGTATATATGTTTGCCCTTGTATCACTTCACCGGGCTTGGCCCGGGCGTTGGCGCGTGTTTCTATTCCGGCGCGTCTATCTTTCTACGTCGCAAGTTTTCAGCCAGTAAGTTTTGGCCCGAGGTGCAAGAGTACAAGACCAATTTGTTTGTCTATGTTGGTGAGCTATGCCGTTATCTTGCAGCACAGCCGGTATGCGAGGCAGAGAAGAATAACCCCTTAGAAACTATGGTGGGTAATGGCTTGAGACCCGATGTGTGGGGAGCCTTTCGAGATCGTTTTAAGGTGGGTCGTATTAGCGAAATGTATGGTTCAAGTGAAGGCAACGCCGTTTTTATTAATTTATTGAACAAAGACCGCACCATTGGCACAACCTCAGCGAAAGTCATGTTGGTGAAATATGATATTGATGCAGATGAGATGGTTCGCAGCCCTAAAGGAAAATTAATTGCGGTCAAAAAAGGCGAAGCAGGCTTATTGCTCACAAAAATTGATGATAGATATCAGTTTGACGGTTACAAAGACAAAAGTGCCACCGCAAGTAAAGTCCTCCGCGACGTAGTGAAGCGTGGCGACAGCTGGTTTAATACCGGCGATTTAGTCCGCCAAATCGATGTGGGCTTTGCCTTGGGACTTGGTCACTACCAATTTGTTGACAGAGTTGGTGATACGTTCCGCTGGCGTTCCGAGAATGTATCCACCAATGAGGTTGGCGAAATTCTTAACGGCAGTGATCAGGTTGATATGGCCAATGTCTACGGCGTTGAAATACCGGGCATTGAAGGCAAGGCGGGCATGGCGGCAATGACCTTGAATGAGGGTGTCTCCTTTGACCCTGTTTCTTTCTCAACTTATGTTTGCAGCCAGCTTGCCGCCTTTGCGCGTCCAGTTTTTGTGCGTATTCAGGGGCAGGCTGAAACCACCGTTACCTTTAAATTATTTAAAGGTAATCTTCGCAAAGAAGCTTACGACATTAATCAAATTGAAGATGCGATTTACATTTTAAAGCCGGGCTCATCGGTCTATGAACTCTTAGACGAAGAGTTCTATCAGAAAATTGTTGACGGTAAATCTGGCTATTAG
- a CDS encoding glutathione S-transferase family protein: MIILHGNSASPYVRKVLAVLALKSLPYEQTQQMPFSKDAEFQKISPLGKIPALQDGDLTICDSTVICEYLEDAYPDVAVYPTDIKDKAKARWLEELGGSRVTELASGIFFQRFMRPMAFKQEPDEELVSKIINKQLPPILDYLESQVPAEGFIFGNLTLADISLVSPFINAGYANYQIDAEGWPRFSAFMQRVKEHEVMSPLLAKEAKMLGM, from the coding sequence ATGATCATTTTACATGGCAATTCAGCTTCACCCTATGTACGTAAGGTATTAGCTGTTCTTGCTCTTAAATCATTGCCCTATGAACAAACACAGCAAATGCCGTTTAGTAAAGATGCGGAATTTCAGAAAATAAGCCCTCTTGGTAAAATCCCTGCGCTGCAAGATGGCGATCTCACGATTTGTGACTCCACTGTTATTTGCGAATATCTGGAAGATGCCTACCCAGACGTAGCGGTATACCCAACAGACATTAAAGATAAAGCCAAAGCGCGCTGGCTGGAAGAACTTGGCGGCTCAAGAGTGACCGAGCTGGCATCTGGTATTTTCTTCCAACGGTTTATGCGGCCCATGGCATTTAAGCAAGAACCAGACGAAGAGCTAGTAAGTAAGATCATCAATAAACAACTGCCCCCGATTCTAGATTACTTAGAGTCACAGGTACCCGCTGAAGGCTTTATTTTTGGCAACTTAACGCTGGCTGATATTAGTCTTGTAAGCCCATTTATTAATGCCGGTTATGCAAACTATCAGATTGACGCCGAAGGCTGGCCAAGGTTTTCAGCCTTTATGCAAAGAGTTAAAGAGCATGAAGTCATGAGCCCACTACTCGCCAAAGAAGCCAAGATGCTGGGTATGTAA
- a CDS encoding sulfatase produces MAKKILLSLLVFVIVLGSGAWLNRIDLMLALVKYRSDNGIPIGPNREITWQQGEGVAAGSASAQAPNIIVILADDLGINDISSFGGGVADGRVQTPNIDQLAAQGAVFQQSYAGAPICAASRAMIMTGRYPSRTGFEFTPIPDGMGASVAMIANSMDHGLPKAKYNKAADEGGLSYDQKGLPGSELTVAEVLKERGYHTMHIGKWHLGRGEGFTPNDQGFDESLFMASGLHLAEDDPNVVNAKLDFDPIDKFEWAQMQYAASFNNSGSDRFRPNGYLADYWTDESIKAIKANKNRPFFLYLAHWGVHTPLQATKEDYEAVGDIKPHRLRVYAAMVRSIDRSVGRIMQTLEEQGLADNTIVVFSSDNGGAGYLGLKDINAPYRGWKITMFEGGIRVPLFMKWPAKIQPGTTVDMPVNHIDIMPTLAAAAGASLPQNIEIDGKNIMPWAIDGVPALTPKRTLFWQSGYYRVVRHGDWKLQVSELPKKDWLYNLAEDPTEKVNLAASRPEVLAELRGLLDTHRDQGRGPLYPYTIQAPIAVDKTINEYVEPGDEYIYWPN; encoded by the coding sequence ATGGCTAAAAAAATACTCCTCAGCTTGCTGGTATTCGTAATCGTACTGGGTTCCGGTGCATGGCTTAATCGCATTGATTTAATGCTCGCGCTGGTGAAGTATCGTTCAGACAATGGGATTCCAATAGGGCCAAACCGAGAGATTACGTGGCAGCAAGGTGAAGGCGTCGCCGCCGGATCAGCGTCAGCCCAAGCCCCCAATATTATTGTTATTCTTGCCGACGACCTAGGGATCAATGATATCTCTAGCTTTGGCGGCGGGGTTGCCGATGGAAGAGTGCAAACGCCCAATATCGACCAATTAGCCGCTCAGGGCGCAGTGTTCCAGCAATCTTATGCCGGTGCGCCAATCTGCGCCGCGTCTCGGGCAATGATTATGACCGGGCGCTACCCCAGTCGCACCGGTTTTGAATTTACCCCCATTCCAGATGGCATGGGCGCAAGCGTCGCCATGATTGCAAATAGCATGGATCACGGTTTACCCAAGGCAAAGTATAATAAAGCCGCGGATGAGGGCGGATTAAGTTATGACCAAAAAGGTCTGCCGGGATCTGAACTCACTGTGGCTGAAGTGCTAAAGGAGCGCGGCTATCACACCATGCATATTGGTAAATGGCACTTGGGTAGAGGCGAAGGGTTTACCCCCAACGATCAAGGCTTTGATGAGAGCTTGTTTATGGCCAGCGGCCTGCATCTTGCCGAAGATGATCCCAATGTGGTCAATGCCAAACTAGATTTTGACCCCATAGATAAATTTGAATGGGCGCAAATGCAGTACGCCGCGTCTTTTAATAATTCTGGTAGCGACCGTTTTAGGCCCAATGGCTATTTGGCTGACTACTGGACAGATGAATCGATCAAGGCCATTAAGGCAAATAAAAATCGTCCATTCTTTCTCTATCTCGCCCATTGGGGTGTGCATACCCCTTTGCAGGCAACGAAGGAAGATTATGAGGCAGTGGGTGATATTAAGCCGCATCGATTGAGAGTCTACGCTGCGATGGTTCGTTCAATCGACCGCAGTGTTGGCAGAATTATGCAAACCCTTGAAGAGCAGGGGCTTGCCGATAATACCATCGTGGTATTTTCCAGTGATAACGGCGGCGCAGGCTACCTAGGTTTGAAGGACATTAATGCTCCCTACCGAGGTTGGAAAATAACCATGTTCGAGGGTGGTATTCGAGTGCCACTGTTTATGAAATGGCCGGCGAAAATCCAGCCCGGCACAACCGTGGATATGCCCGTCAATCACATTGATATTATGCCGACATTAGCGGCGGCAGCGGGTGCGAGTCTCCCTCAGAATATCGAAATTGATGGCAAAAATATTATGCCCTGGGCCATTGATGGTGTTCCGGCGCTGACGCCTAAGCGAACCCTATTTTGGCAGAGTGGCTATTACCGAGTAGTGCGCCATGGCGATTGGAAACTGCAGGTCTCTGAGCTACCTAAAAAAGACTGGCTGTATAATTTGGCAGAAGATCCCACTGAAAAAGTGAATCTTGCCGCGTCTAGACCTGAGGTATTAGCAGAATTGCGAGGTTTGCTTGATACCCATCGCGACCAAGGCCGTGGGCCCTTGTATCCCTACACCATACAGGCGCCTATAGCGGTGGATAAAACCATTAACGAATATGTTGAGCCCGGCGATGAATATATTTATTGGCCCAATTGA
- a CDS encoding ammonia-forming cytochrome c nitrite reductase subunit c552 gives MITKLQILWASLLLSISPMLCVAQDMQCHDCHEQQASAWQASHHAKSMEIASPASVLGDFKGGGAAHNGSQFTFSRMAQKYIVNIQNPKLETETYQIQYTFGFTPLQQYLIELPGGKFQALPIAWDSRPQSEGGQRWYDLESDLPWDHFGYTWNTSCAECHSTKLEKNYNPDTQSFSTRWQEINVSCTACHGDADSHREWLNNEQPSSSKYAGFPATLAESGSWTLYDGASIASRSSAPPAQQQLSSCAQCHAHRRIIDEWSLDKAIDDHIDISLISPPLYYPDGQIHGEVFVAGSFMQSKMHQAGVVCSNCHEPHSLELRAEGNALCTQCHVPAVFDTPIHHGHVQDASGSQCVDCHMPTTTYMGVDERRDHRFGIPNPQQTISDNIPNACNQCHIDKSPEWAAKSIVQRSEKPAIRDQHARVFSRHDSQQGLATAELQSIINDTALPSIIRASALIRSNTGADRQSLISAITQLRDDSPLVRMAAVRAFTPQPLNIKKQYLWALGKDRSKLVRLEVAKLLSPLRAADPSLDAEQSAFLETLIKEYETALYINADNPATLLNLSSLYLDTQRPHKAEQALRKAMAIDAEYSPAYINLADLYRAQGQHPRSLSTLLDATALIPKDASLHYALGLAYFRSKDYQRGVAAISVAATLDPENASYLYLYAVALEQTGESSQAIKELHRFIEAFPGNRQNLELLARYEIKYGAAAHALKHLESWLALEPDSEVARQLHQAASRQTRKPE, from the coding sequence ATGATAACTAAACTCCAAATACTCTGGGCGTCGCTCTTATTGTCAATTTCGCCAATGCTTTGCGTCGCCCAAGATATGCAGTGCCACGACTGTCACGAGCAACAAGCGTCAGCTTGGCAGGCATCTCATCATGCTAAATCTATGGAGATCGCCTCACCGGCGTCGGTATTAGGCGACTTCAAGGGCGGTGGTGCAGCGCATAATGGTAGTCAGTTTACATTTAGCCGCATGGCGCAAAAATATATTGTTAATATCCAGAACCCCAAGCTGGAAACCGAAACCTACCAAATTCAATACACTTTTGGCTTTACACCGCTACAGCAGTATTTAATTGAGCTTCCCGGCGGTAAATTCCAGGCACTTCCCATTGCCTGGGATAGTCGCCCGCAGAGCGAAGGTGGGCAGCGTTGGTACGATTTGGAGTCGGATCTACCCTGGGATCATTTTGGCTATACCTGGAACACCAGCTGCGCGGAATGCCACTCCACTAAGCTCGAAAAAAACTACAATCCGGATACTCAAAGCTTTTCAACGCGGTGGCAGGAAATCAATGTTAGCTGCACCGCCTGCCACGGCGATGCCGACAGTCATCGTGAATGGCTGAACAATGAGCAGCCGTCTTCAAGTAAGTATGCTGGGTTTCCCGCAACACTTGCCGAATCTGGAAGCTGGACTTTATATGATGGCGCAAGCATCGCTTCGCGCTCATCCGCGCCCCCAGCACAGCAGCAATTATCGAGCTGCGCACAATGCCATGCCCACCGCAGGATTATCGATGAATGGTCGCTGGACAAGGCCATCGACGACCATATTGATATCTCATTAATAAGCCCGCCACTCTACTATCCCGACGGCCAAATTCATGGCGAAGTGTTTGTGGCGGGATCGTTTATGCAAAGCAAGATGCATCAAGCCGGCGTGGTTTGCAGCAATTGCCATGAACCCCATTCACTTGAATTACGCGCCGAAGGCAATGCGCTTTGCACTCAATGTCATGTCCCTGCGGTTTTCGACACGCCGATACACCACGGCCATGTCCAAGACGCCAGCGGCAGCCAGTGCGTTGACTGCCATATGCCAACGACCACCTATATGGGAGTGGACGAGCGCAGAGATCACCGATTCGGCATACCCAATCCACAGCAGACGATAAGCGACAACATCCCCAATGCCTGCAATCAATGCCATATCGATAAAAGCCCGGAATGGGCTGCCAAATCAATTGTGCAACGGAGCGAGAAACCCGCTATTCGCGACCAACACGCTAGGGTATTTTCGCGCCACGATAGTCAGCAGGGACTGGCGACAGCCGAACTCCAAAGCATCATTAATGACACGGCACTTCCGAGTATTATTCGCGCCTCTGCGCTTATTCGAAGCAATACCGGCGCCGATCGGCAGTCGCTTATAAGCGCAATTACTCAGCTCCGCGACGATTCTCCGCTGGTCAGAATGGCTGCTGTGCGCGCATTTACGCCGCAGCCGCTGAATATTAAAAAGCAGTATTTGTGGGCGCTGGGTAAAGACCGCAGCAAATTGGTCAGACTAGAAGTAGCCAAACTGCTGAGCCCACTTAGGGCCGCCGACCCTAGTCTTGATGCTGAGCAAAGTGCGTTTCTAGAGACCTTAATCAAAGAGTATGAAACCGCGCTTTACATCAATGCCGACAATCCGGCCACGCTGCTAAATTTAAGCAGTTTGTATTTGGACACCCAACGTCCCCATAAAGCAGAACAAGCCCTGCGCAAGGCGATGGCTATCGACGCTGAATACAGCCCCGCCTATATCAATCTAGCGGACCTGTATCGCGCCCAAGGCCAACACCCAAGGTCGTTGTCGACCTTGCTTGATGCAACAGCCTTAATACCAAAGGACGCAAGCCTGCACTACGCCTTGGGGCTGGCCTATTTCCGCTCTAAAGACTATCAACGCGGTGTTGCTGCCATCAGTGTTGCCGCCACACTCGATCCCGAAAATGCCAGTTACCTCTACCTCTATGCGGTGGCCCTAGAGCAGACCGGTGAATCATCGCAAGCGATTAAGGAGCTGCATCGATTTATCGAAGCGTTCCCCGGCAATAGACAAAATCTTGAATTATTAGCGCGCTATGAAATTAAATACGGCGCTGCGGCGCATGCGCTAAAGCACCTTGAGTCTTGGCTAGCGCTAGAGCCTGACTCGGAGGTAGCGAGACAACTACACCAAGCTGCCTCTCGCCAAACCCGAAAGCCAGAATGA
- a CDS encoding TetR/AcrR family transcriptional regulator yields the protein MARPYLNKTDRKKMLLDTAASIVDKRGWGALSMITLAEKASVSRQLLYQNFKSVGQLTENTADYMFEDLYSATQAVLSDNDNDIIQAIREAQAVLLTFPPGRVQALWNIISHNSSKEQHFAKISRRFRRLISNLYTPHIMKLMNLDKEQAGQTAWLLMMSFWGAQQLVNDKSISIEDATKLITSHVEWIVIGRQAQSSQ from the coding sequence ATGGCACGCCCCTATTTAAACAAAACGGATCGTAAGAAAATGTTGCTCGATACCGCCGCTAGTATTGTCGATAAGCGTGGCTGGGGTGCATTGAGCATGATTACGCTGGCTGAAAAGGCATCTGTAAGCCGGCAGCTGCTATACCAAAATTTCAAATCAGTAGGCCAGCTGACCGAGAATACTGCTGACTATATGTTTGAAGATCTTTACTCCGCGACACAGGCGGTTTTAAGCGACAACGACAACGATATTATTCAGGCAATTCGGGAAGCCCAAGCGGTACTGCTAACCTTTCCCCCCGGCCGCGTTCAAGCACTGTGGAATATCATCTCTCACAACTCTTCCAAGGAACAACATTTCGCTAAAATCAGCCGTCGCTTCCGCCGCCTGATTTCAAACCTCTATACACCGCACATCATGAAGTTGATGAATTTAGACAAAGAACAAGCCGGCCAAACAGCGTGGCTACTTATGATGTCTTTCTGGGGCGCTCAACAGTTAGTGAACGACAAAAGCATTAGCATTGAAGACGCCACCAAACTCATTACATCCCACGTTGAGTGGATTGTGATAGGCCGCCAGGCCCAAAGCAGCCAATAA
- a CDS encoding DUF1330 domain-containing protein yields the protein MKRHAQEIENLINNLKEHGQAGLNPSESQLRDLLSEDRDGPLQFVNLLGFHDTARYPDGHELATQKLSGEKAYANYGAVALKHVMKRGGTLVCLNTVEQTIIGPGHAWHQVAIMQYPNTAAFIDMLLDPEYSAALIHRDAGLRQTEVLVTRPLL from the coding sequence ATGAAACGACATGCACAAGAAATAGAAAACCTTATTAACAATCTAAAGGAGCATGGGCAAGCGGGCTTAAACCCTAGCGAGTCGCAATTGAGAGACTTGCTCAGTGAAGACCGTGACGGTCCTTTGCAATTTGTGAATTTACTTGGATTTCACGACACAGCACGTTATCCCGATGGCCATGAGTTGGCCACGCAGAAGCTCAGCGGCGAAAAAGCCTATGCTAACTACGGTGCGGTAGCACTTAAGCATGTTATGAAACGCGGCGGCACGCTGGTGTGTCTGAACACGGTAGAACAAACCATCATTGGTCCCGGCCACGCCTGGCATCAGGTGGCCATCATGCAATATCCAAACACCGCTGCATTCATCGACATGCTGCTAGACCCTGAATATAGCGCCGCGCTCATTCACCGCGACGCCGGCCTACGACAAACCGAAGTGCTGGTAACACGACCACTATTATAA